A window from Halococcus salifodinae DSM 8989 encodes these proteins:
- a CDS encoding excinuclease ABC subunit C encodes MDGASVRERANDLPREPGVYQFRDDDATLYVGKAVDLRARVRSYADPRSRRIERMVERSVEIEPAVTDTETQALLLEANLIKRHQPRYNVRLKDDKSYPLVQLTDHEFPRIEITRDPEPGATAFGPYTERGRVETVVKALRETYGVRGCSEHKFAGRDRPCLDHDIGLCTAPCTGEISRGEYIGDVESVEGFLEGSTGVLADPLRREMDRATEEQNFERAANCRDKLDVVESFHDGGGAAVAAAADEQWVDVLGAVIEGDRATVARLHSEDGQLVERDRHTLSVPDDDTGEIGGVLAAFIVQYYAERSLPDALLLPERFDDDELDAWLDSEAVAVRVPGAGREATLVELALKNARRGRGRADGTAALADALGLDSANRIEGFDVSHAQGRAAVGSDVTFLDGDPEKADYRRKKLDDANDDYANMCALVAWRARRAVEGRDERPDPDLLLIDGGEGQLNAARDALSDVGWDVPAIGLAKAEERVVTPDGSFEWPDDAPERHLLQRVRDEAHRFAVQYHQTVRDEVSTVLDDVPGVGPQTRRRLLRRFGSVDGVRAASAEELQAVTGVGEKTATTLRARL; translated from the coding sequence GAGCCGGGAGTCTACCAGTTCCGTGACGACGACGCGACGCTCTACGTGGGGAAGGCGGTCGATCTCCGTGCTCGGGTGCGATCGTACGCCGACCCGCGTTCGCGCCGGATCGAACGGATGGTCGAGCGGAGCGTCGAGATCGAGCCGGCGGTGACCGACACCGAGACACAGGCGCTCCTTCTGGAGGCGAACCTGATCAAACGCCACCAGCCGCGGTACAACGTCCGGCTGAAGGACGACAAATCCTACCCCCTCGTGCAGCTCACCGACCACGAGTTCCCCCGGATCGAGATCACCCGCGATCCCGAACCCGGCGCGACGGCGTTCGGTCCCTATACCGAACGCGGCCGGGTCGAGACGGTCGTGAAGGCGCTCCGGGAGACCTACGGAGTCCGTGGCTGTTCGGAGCATAAATTCGCGGGACGGGATCGACCGTGTCTCGACCACGACATCGGCCTCTGCACCGCGCCGTGCACCGGCGAGATCAGTAGGGGAGAGTACATCGGAGACGTCGAATCGGTCGAAGGGTTCTTGGAGGGAAGTACGGGCGTCCTCGCCGATCCACTCCGCCGAGAGATGGACCGCGCCACGGAGGAGCAGAACTTCGAGCGGGCCGCGAACTGTCGTGACAAGCTCGATGTCGTCGAATCGTTTCACGACGGTGGTGGTGCGGCGGTGGCGGCGGCGGCCGACGAGCAGTGGGTCGACGTGCTCGGCGCGGTGATCGAGGGTGATCGTGCGACCGTCGCCCGCCTCCACAGCGAGGACGGCCAGCTCGTCGAGCGCGACCGCCACACGCTCTCGGTGCCCGACGACGACACCGGCGAGATCGGTGGCGTGCTCGCGGCCTTCATCGTCCAGTACTACGCCGAGCGGTCGCTGCCCGACGCGCTCCTGCTGCCCGAACGGTTCGACGACGACGAACTCGACGCGTGGCTCGACAGTGAGGCGGTCGCGGTGCGGGTTCCGGGTGCGGGACGCGAAGCGACCCTCGTGGAACTCGCGCTCAAGAACGCCCGTCGCGGACGGGGGCGGGCGGACGGCACCGCCGCACTCGCCGACGCGCTCGGGCTCGACAGTGCGAACCGGATCGAGGGGTTCGACGTGAGCCACGCACAGGGCCGGGCTGCGGTGGGGAGCGACGTCACCTTTCTCGACGGCGATCCCGAGAAGGCCGACTACCGCCGGAAGAAACTCGACGACGCAAACGACGACTACGCCAACATGTGCGCGCTCGTCGCGTGGCGCGCCCGCCGAGCGGTGGAGGGCCGTGACGAACGCCCGGACCCGGACCTCCTGCTCATCGACGGCGGCGAGGGGCAGTTGAACGCCGCACGCGACGCGCTCTCCGACGTGGGCTGGGACGTGCCGGCGATCGGGCTGGCGAAGGCCGAAGAGCGCGTCGTCACTCCGGATGGCTCGTTCGAGTGGCCCGACGACGCGCCCGAACGCCACCTGCTCCAGCGGGTGCGCGACGAGGCCCACCGGTTCGCGGTTCAGTATCATCAAACCGTCCGTGACGAGGTCTCGACCGTGCTCGACGACGTTCCCGGAGTCGGCCCGCAGACCAGGCGGCGGCTGCTCCGGCGCTTCGGCAGCGTCGACGGGGTGCGTGCGGCCTCCGCCGAGGAGCTGCAGGCGGTCACCGGCGTCGGCGAGAAAACCGCGACGACGCTCCGCGCGCGACTCTGA
- the uvrB gene encoding excinuclease ABC subunit UvrB: MSDTQSGPLQPDRPGKDRPFRVDAPFDPAGDQPDAIAQLAEGFENGMDEQTLLGVTGSGKTNTVSWTIEEIQKPTLVIAHNKTLAAQLYEEFRNLFPDNAVEYFVSYYDYYQPEAYVEQTDKYIEKDASINDEIDRLRHSATRSLLTRDDVIVVASVSAIYGLGDPANYEEMSLRLEVGQTIDRDELLGRLVDLNYERNDVDFTQGTFRVRGDTVEIFPMYGRYAVRVEFWGDEIDRLTKLDPLEGDVKGEEPASLVHPAEHYSIPEDRLENAIGEIEDLLDERVSYFERQGDLVAAQRIEERTTFDLEMLEETGYCSGIENYSVHLSNREPGDAPSTLLDYFPEDFLTVLDESHQTVPQIRGQFAGDKSRKDSLVGNGFRLPTAYDNRPLRYPEFEERTGQTLYVSATPSEYEREHSDQIVEQIVRPTHLVDPSVEISPVDGQIDDLLDRIDDRVERDERILVTTLTKRMAEDLTEYLEESGVAVEYMHDETDTLERHELVRGLRLGEFDVLVGINLLREGLDIPEVSLVAILDADQEGFLRSETTLVQTMGRAARNVAGEVVLYADDVTDSMQSAIDETQRRREIQQEYNDEHGFEPRTIEKEVGETNLPGSKTDTGGTADLEPDDADAAAELIEDLEDRMNEAAENLEFELAADIRDRVREIRTEFDLATEDGVPPEEGVPPEPEL, from the coding sequence ATGAGTGACACCCAGTCCGGCCCGCTCCAGCCCGACCGTCCCGGGAAGGACCGTCCGTTTCGGGTGGACGCGCCGTTCGATCCCGCGGGCGACCAGCCCGACGCCATCGCACAGCTCGCCGAGGGGTTCGAGAACGGGATGGACGAACAGACCTTGCTCGGGGTCACGGGCTCCGGGAAAACGAACACCGTCTCGTGGACGATCGAGGAGATCCAGAAACCCACCCTCGTGATCGCCCACAACAAAACCCTCGCGGCCCAGCTCTACGAGGAGTTTCGGAATCTCTTCCCCGACAACGCCGTCGAGTATTTCGTCTCTTATTACGATTACTACCAGCCCGAAGCGTACGTCGAGCAGACCGACAAGTACATCGAGAAGGACGCCTCGATCAACGACGAGATCGACCGACTCCGCCACTCCGCGACCCGATCCCTCCTGACTCGCGACGACGTGATCGTGGTCGCCTCCGTCTCCGCCATCTACGGCCTCGGTGACCCCGCGAACTACGAGGAGATGAGCCTCCGCCTCGAAGTGGGCCAGACGATCGATCGCGACGAACTCCTCGGCCGACTCGTCGATCTGAACTACGAGCGCAACGACGTCGACTTCACGCAGGGCACCTTCCGAGTACGGGGCGACACCGTCGAGATCTTCCCGATGTACGGCCGGTACGCCGTCCGGGTGGAGTTTTGGGGCGACGAGATCGATCGCCTCACCAAGCTCGACCCCCTCGAAGGCGACGTCAAAGGCGAAGAGCCAGCCTCGCTCGTCCACCCTGCCGAACACTACTCGATCCCCGAGGACCGCCTCGAAAACGCCATCGGCGAGATCGAGGACCTGCTGGACGAACGCGTCTCCTACTTCGAGCGCCAGGGCGACCTCGTGGCGGCCCAGCGCATCGAGGAGCGCACCACCTTCGACCTCGAAATGCTCGAAGAGACCGGCTACTGCTCCGGGATCGAGAATTATTCCGTCCATCTCTCCAACCGCGAGCCCGGCGACGCGCCCTCGACACTCCTCGATTACTTCCCCGAGGACTTCCTCACCGTACTCGACGAGTCCCACCAGACCGTGCCCCAGATCCGGGGTCAGTTCGCGGGCGACAAATCCAGAAAGGACTCCTTAGTCGGCAACGGCTTCCGCCTCCCGACGGCCTACGACAACCGCCCGTTGCGCTATCCAGAGTTCGAAGAACGCACGGGCCAGACCCTCTATGTGAGCGCGACGCCCAGCGAGTACGAGCGCGAACACTCGGACCAGATCGTCGAACAGATCGTCCGCCCCACCCACCTCGTCGACCCCAGCGTCGAGATATCGCCGGTCGACGGCCAGATCGACGACCTCCTCGACCGGATCGACGACCGCGTCGAGCGCGACGAACGCATCCTCGTCACCACGCTCACCAAGCGGATGGCCGAGGACCTCACCGAGTACCTCGAAGAGTCGGGCGTCGCGGTCGAGTACATGCACGACGAGACCGACACCCTCGAACGCCACGAGCTCGTTCGCGGTCTCCGGCTCGGGGAGTTCGACGTGCTCGTGGGGATCAACCTCCTCCGAGAGGGCCTCGACATCCCTGAAGTATCCTTAGTGGCGATCCTCGACGCCGACCAAGAGGGGTTCCTCCGCTCGGAGACCACTCTCGTCCAGACGATGGGGCGGGCCGCCAGAAACGTCGCCGGCGAGGTCGTGCTCTACGCCGACGACGTGACCGATTCGATGCAGTCCGCCATCGACGAAACCCAGCGCCGCCGAGAGATCCAGCAGGAGTACAACGACGAGCACGGCTTCGAGCCCCGGACCATCGAGAAGGAGGTCGGCGAGACCAACCTGCCGGGATCGAAGACTGACACTGGCGGGACGGCGGACCTCGAACCCGACGACGCCGACGCGGCTGCGGAACTGATCGAGGACCTCGAAGACCGGATGAACGAGGCGGCCGAGAACCTCGAATTCGAGCTCGCGGCCGACATCCGCGACCGAGTACGGGAAATCCGCACCGAGTTCGATCTCGCGACCGAGGACGGCGTCCCACCCGAGGAGGGCGTGCCGCCGGAACCGGAACTTTAA
- the mdh gene encoding malate dehydrogenase, which produces MVKVSVVGAAGTVGAAAGYNIALRGIADELVFVDIPDQEDTTIGQAADVNHGVAYDTNTTVRQGTYEDTAGSDVVVITAGIPRQPGQTRLDLGEDNAPIMEDIGSSLAEHNDEFVSVTTSNPVDLLNRHLYETGDRPREHVIGFGGRLDSARFRYVLGERFDTQVGNVEASIIGEHGDAQVPVFSKVRVDGRDPDFSDDERTDILESLQESAMNVIERKGATQWGPATGVGHVVESILRDTGAVIPGSLVLDGEYGHDDVGLGVPLKLTSDGAEVVDWDLSEYEREQLGQAADKLADQYETIS; this is translated from the coding sequence ATGGTGAAAGTCAGCGTGGTCGGCGCGGCGGGAACGGTCGGTGCGGCCGCAGGGTACAACATCGCGCTGCGTGGCATCGCCGACGAACTCGTGTTCGTCGATATCCCGGATCAGGAGGACACCACGATCGGCCAGGCGGCCGACGTCAACCACGGCGTGGCCTACGACACGAACACCACCGTTCGCCAGGGCACCTACGAGGACACCGCCGGCTCGGACGTGGTGGTCATCACCGCGGGAATCCCACGCCAACCGGGCCAGACCCGGCTCGATCTCGGCGAGGACAACGCGCCGATCATGGAGGACATCGGCTCGTCGCTCGCCGAACACAACGACGAGTTCGTCTCGGTCACGACCTCGAACCCGGTGGACCTCCTGAATCGCCACCTCTACGAGACCGGCGATCGGCCCAGAGAGCACGTGATCGGATTCGGTGGGCGGCTCGACTCCGCGCGCTTTCGGTACGTGCTCGGAGAGCGCTTCGACACCCAGGTCGGCAACGTCGAGGCGTCGATCATCGGCGAGCACGGCGACGCCCAGGTGCCCGTGTTCTCGAAGGTGCGCGTCGACGGCCGTGATCCCGACTTTTCGGACGACGAGCGCACGGACATCTTGGAGAGTCTCCAGGAGAGCGCGATGAACGTCATCGAGCGCAAGGGCGCGACCCAGTGGGGGCCGGCGACCGGCGTGGGCCACGTGGTCGAATCGATTCTTCGGGATACTGGCGCTGTGATTCCGGGCTCGCTCGTGCTCGACGGCGAGTACGGTCACGACGACGTGGGGCTGGGGGTCCCGCTGAAGCTCACGAGCGACGGAGCCGAGGTCGTCGACTGGGACCTCTCGGAGTACGAGCGCGAACAGCTCGGTCAGGCGGCCGACAAGCTCGCCGACCAGTACGAGACGATCAGCTAA
- a CDS encoding DUF367 family protein produces the protein MEVHVRYEGDDDPDKCTARKLARFDLAELHRSARATPPGVVLNPHAERALSPADRTERVIALDCSWETAREEQFTIRGKHRALPFLVAANPVNYGTPFQLTTVEALAGACCILGDREHAERLLAKFRWGHTFLELNDEPLRRYADCEDSSGVVAVQEEYLAAE, from the coding sequence GTGGAGGTACACGTTCGGTACGAGGGCGACGACGATCCCGACAAATGCACCGCCCGGAAGCTCGCGCGCTTCGATCTCGCCGAACTCCACCGATCGGCGCGCGCGACGCCGCCCGGCGTGGTGTTGAACCCTCACGCCGAGCGCGCGCTCTCGCCCGCCGATCGCACGGAGCGGGTGATCGCGCTCGATTGCTCGTGGGAGACCGCCCGCGAGGAGCAGTTTACGATCCGGGGGAAGCATCGTGCGCTCCCCTTTCTCGTCGCGGCGAACCCCGTGAACTACGGCACGCCGTTTCAACTCACGACGGTCGAGGCGCTCGCGGGCGCATGCTGTATCCTCGGCGATCGCGAGCACGCCGAGCGGCTGCTCGCGAAGTTCCGATGGGGGCACACCTTCCTCGAACTCAACGACGAACCGCTCCGGCGGTACGCCGACTGTGAGGATTCGAGTGGGGTCGTCGCGGTTCAAGAGGAGTACCTCGCGGCGGAGTGA
- a CDS encoding 50S ribosomal protein L40e has product MARFEQAEERILAKQICMRCNARNATRAKNCRKCGYGNLRRKARERRSA; this is encoded by the coding sequence ATGGCACGATTCGAGCAGGCGGAAGAACGCATTCTCGCGAAGCAGATCTGCATGCGGTGTAACGCGCGCAACGCTACCCGAGCCAAGAACTGTCGAAAATGCGGCTACGGCAACCTCCGACGGAAGGCACGCGAGCGCCGGAGCGCCTGA
- a CDS encoding OapC/ArvC family zinc-ribbon domain-containing protein produces MPHQCTECGHVFPDGSKEMLSGCPDCGGNKFQFRPASDARDTRSDSDPSTESDHSSESDSSTEPGTTASDTSATLSSSPDSSGSEPSPTEPESSATDTESSPPEDTAPSASTTETSDGTDAGPATDSSSDHDDSPPETMGDDEVRSEQTDPTESDDSEMASLRRELNDQFESIKILEPGQYELNLMELYNREERIIALQEDGQYVIDVPDTWLGDDDS; encoded by the coding sequence ATGCCCCACCAGTGTACGGAGTGCGGTCACGTCTTTCCCGACGGCTCGAAGGAGATGCTGTCCGGCTGTCCGGACTGTGGCGGGAACAAGTTTCAGTTTCGGCCCGCGAGCGATGCACGCGACACCCGGAGCGATTCGGATCCGTCGACTGAGTCGGATCATTCCAGTGAATCGGACTCCTCCACCGAACCCGGAACAACAGCCAGCGACACGTCAGCAACGCTATCTTCGTCTCCAGATTCATCCGGTTCCGAACCGTCTCCAACTGAGCCCGAGTCATCCGCAACCGACACGGAGTCGTCCCCGCCCGAGGACACGGCTCCATCGGCGTCCACGACCGAAACCAGCGACGGAACCGACGCTGGACCAGCCACCGACTCCTCGTCGGATCACGACGATTCTCCACCTGAAACGATGGGGGATGACGAAGTTCGTTCCGAGCAGACTGATCCGACCGAGTCCGACGACTCGGAGATGGCGTCGCTCCGGCGAGAGCTCAACGATCAGTTCGAGAGCATCAAGATCCTCGAACCGGGCCAGTACGAGCTCAACCTGATGGAGCTCTACAACCGCGAGGAGCGCATCATTGCCCTACAGGAGGACGGCCAGTACGTCATCGACGTGCCCGATACGTGGCTGGGTGACGACGACTCCTGA
- a CDS encoding DUF2073 domain-containing protein, whose protein sequence is MSEAHDDPGTDGDGGGNDADTDVDAENDGGNTGDGSGVQIDMISGERMDGLTSMEKIRLILDGVHEGNIVILEEGLDPDEESKLIEVTMTEISPDEFTGIEIETYPGTEQQQTGGFFDRLFGRESRTKLTVIGPANRLETLHKDETLISTLVTRR, encoded by the coding sequence ATGTCCGAAGCACACGACGATCCCGGCACTGACGGCGACGGTGGGGGCAACGATGCCGACACCGACGTCGACGCCGAAAACGATGGCGGCAACACTGGGGACGGGAGCGGCGTCCAGATCGACATGATCAGCGGCGAACGGATGGACGGACTGACGAGCATGGAGAAGATCCGGCTGATCCTCGATGGCGTCCACGAGGGAAACATCGTTATTCTGGAGGAGGGCCTCGATCCCGACGAGGAGTCGAAGCTCATCGAAGTGACGATGACCGAGATCAGTCCCGACGAGTTCACCGGTATCGAGATCGAGACGTATCCGGGCACGGAACAGCAGCAAACCGGTGGGTTCTTCGATCGGCTGTTCGGTCGGGAATCACGCACCAAGCTCACCGTCATCGGACCGGCCAACCGACTCGAAACGCTCCACAAAGACGAAACCCTGATCAGCACGCTCGTCACCCGCCGATGA
- a CDS encoding Era-like GTP-binding protein, whose protein sequence is MGLLTGLRNSIARMTSSLFAGGEQQRRIGIYGPPNAGKTTLANRIARDWTGDAVGPESHIPHETRRARRKEDIEIERNGKSVSIDIVDTPGVATKVDYTEFLEHDMEEDDAVRRSREATEGVAEAMHWLREDVDGVIYVLDAAEDPFTQVNTMLVGIIESQDLPVLIFANKIDLDEASVQRINNAFPQHETVPLSALEGDNMDEVYDKIAEYFG, encoded by the coding sequence ATGGGACTGCTTACGGGACTCAGAAACAGCATTGCACGGATGACATCGAGCCTCTTTGCGGGGGGTGAGCAGCAGCGCCGAATCGGGATCTACGGACCACCGAACGCCGGCAAGACGACGCTCGCGAACCGGATCGCGCGCGACTGGACCGGCGACGCGGTCGGCCCGGAGAGTCACATTCCCCACGAAACCAGGCGCGCCCGCCGGAAGGAGGACATCGAGATCGAGCGCAACGGGAAGTCCGTCTCGATCGATATCGTGGACACTCCCGGGGTAGCGACGAAGGTCGACTACACCGAGTTCCTCGAACACGATATGGAGGAGGACGACGCCGTTCGCCGGTCGCGCGAGGCGACCGAAGGCGTCGCGGAGGCGATGCACTGGCTCCGCGAGGACGTCGACGGCGTGATCTACGTACTCGACGCGGCCGAAGATCCCTTCACCCAAGTTAACACGATGCTGGTGGGGATCATCGAGAGCCAGGATCTTCCTGTACTGATCTTCGCCAACAAGATCGACCTCGACGAGGCGAGCGTCCAGCGCATCAACAACGCTTTCCCCCAGCACGAGACGGTGCCGCTCTCGGCGCTCGAAGGTGACAACATGGACGAGGTGTACGACAAGATCGCGGAGTACTTCGGCTGA
- a CDS encoding Cdc6/Cdc18 family protein, giving the protein MGGNDTTPNDRDEGDAEDSAPSADTGIDLDELSIDDLDGDPSDLADSADPSNSTDSPDSTDSTDSTDSTRTANADESAAVDPSESDTPQGGLFDDLLSGEPIFENKDVLRPSYTPDQLPHRQDQINDMATILVGALRGETPSNILIYGKTGTGKTASAKFVSNELETTSQKYDVPCEVEYINCEVTDTQYRVLAQLANTFIEANERYIESRLASLRGLKERATGGQATLDDTTDESTDTTESTDIAEGTDAVESTDTAGNVEETGETGETEDAANADGDESAHFADEADFDSIAAVENRIDELEADLDAFEPVPMTGWPTDRVYSTFFDAVDYHERVVVIMLDEIDKLVEKSGDDTLYNLSRMNSELDNSRVSIMGISNDLKFTEFLDPRVKSSLGEEEIVFPPYDATQLRDILAARADIAFEPDSLTEDVIPLCAAFAAQEHGDARRALDLLRTAGELAERGQTERVGEDHVRQAQEKIEIDRVVEVVRTLPTQSKVVLFAVILLERNGAQNINTGEVYNIYRRLCDEIDADVLTQRRVTDLISELDMLGIVNAVVVSKGRYGRTKEMNLSVPIDETEAVLTSDSRLGDIEDVQPFVQARFDS; this is encoded by the coding sequence ATGGGAGGAAACGACACCACGCCGAACGATCGCGACGAGGGGGACGCCGAAGATAGCGCTCCGTCCGCCGATACCGGGATCGATCTCGATGAGCTCTCGATCGACGATCTCGACGGTGACCCGTCCGATCTAGCCGATTCGGCTGATCCATCGAACTCGACTGATTCGCCCGATTCGACCGATTCGACCGATTCGACCGATTCGACCCGGACAGCGAACGCAGACGAGTCCGCGGCGGTCGATCCCTCGGAGTCCGACACTCCTCAAGGGGGGCTGTTCGACGACCTCCTCAGCGGCGAGCCTATCTTCGAGAACAAGGACGTGCTCCGGCCTTCGTACACGCCCGATCAGCTCCCCCATCGTCAGGATCAGATCAACGATATGGCGACCATCCTCGTCGGCGCGCTCCGTGGGGAGACTCCCTCGAACATCCTGATCTACGGCAAGACTGGGACCGGGAAGACCGCGAGCGCGAAGTTCGTGAGCAACGAGCTCGAAACCACCTCCCAGAAGTACGACGTGCCCTGCGAGGTCGAGTACATCAACTGTGAGGTCACTGACACCCAGTACCGCGTGCTCGCCCAGCTCGCGAACACGTTCATCGAAGCCAACGAGCGCTACATCGAATCACGCCTCGCCAGCCTCCGTGGGCTGAAAGAGCGCGCGACCGGCGGCCAGGCAACCCTCGATGACACCACCGACGAGAGTACCGACACCACTGAGAGTACCGACATCGCCGAAGGTACTGACGCTGTCGAGAGCACTGACACTGCCGGGAACGTCGAGGAAACCGGGGAAACCGGGGAAACCGAGGATGCAGCGAACGCCGACGGCGACGAAAGCGCTCATTTCGCCGACGAAGCTGACTTCGACTCGATCGCCGCGGTCGAGAACCGAATCGATGAACTCGAAGCCGATCTCGACGCGTTCGAACCCGTCCCGATGACGGGCTGGCCGACCGATCGCGTCTACTCGACCTTCTTCGACGCGGTCGATTACCACGAACGGGTCGTGGTCATCATGCTCGACGAGATCGACAAGCTCGTCGAGAAATCCGGCGACGACACCCTCTACAACCTCTCGCGGATGAACTCCGAGCTCGACAACTCACGGGTGTCGATCATGGGGATCTCGAACGATCTCAAGTTCACCGAGTTCCTCGATCCTCGCGTCAAATCGAGTCTCGGCGAGGAGGAGATCGTCTTCCCGCCCTACGACGCGACACAGCTTCGAGACATCCTCGCTGCGCGCGCGGACATCGCCTTCGAACCCGACTCCCTCACTGAGGACGTCATCCCGCTCTGTGCGGCGTTCGCCGCCCAGGAACACGGCGATGCCCGGCGCGCGCTCGACCTCCTCCGAACGGCGGGCGAACTCGCAGAACGGGGCCAGACCGAGCGCGTCGGCGAGGATCACGTCAGGCAGGCCCAGGAGAAAATCGAGATCGATCGTGTCGTCGAAGTCGTCCGCACGCTCCCCACACAGTCGAAAGTCGTCCTGTTCGCGGTGATCCTCCTCGAACGCAACGGCGCACAGAACATCAACACCGGCGAGGTGTACAACATCTACCGCCGACTCTGCGACGAGATCGACGCCGACGTCCTCACTCAGCGCCGCGTCACCGACCTCATCTCCGAACTCGACATGCTCGGGATCGTCAACGCGGTGGTCGTCTCGAAGGGTCGATACGGTCGCACCAAAGAGATGAACCTCTCAGTGCCGATCGACGAAACGGAAGCCGTTCTCACCAGCGACTCACGACTCGGTGACATCGAGGACGTCCAGCCGTTCGTCCAGGCGCGCT